The genomic region cttcttttaaCACCTTTTTCTTTTGCGCTTACTACCTCTCTCGTCTTtccatgtgttttttctttcttcttctttgttgtcTTCCTTCCTATCTTTCTggcattattttctttccttccttccttgtgtcctttctctcttgtttccttccttaatttcttgttctttccttcctctgtcCCTCCTTTGTGCTCTTCTTCCATTCTCTGTGTTAATCCCATCCTTCTATTTAAATATCCGCCATAAATTGgtgtaaatttaaatttaagatcaAGCGCTGGGGACACTGGGAATATTTCTCCATATCAGATCTGAAACGGATCCAGATTAAATGCTGTTCTAGTGTAAACAGACACTTACCGTTATCCTCCTCCTCCCAGCTGTCGCTCCGCCCTGATGGAGGACCATCTCTTCTGGAAGTTTGAGGCGGCCATGTTGGCTCTGACGGTCGTCTTCGCCGTCCTGGTGGTCATCCGCCAGCGCTGGCTGGATCGCCTCGCCTCTGAGAAGGTCCGCCGACAGATCGAGTCCATCTAGGAGAAGGGGGTCCTGTTaggtttttaaatcttttggcagtatttttaaaatggatcCAGATTTGGACCGGACTTGTTGGATGTCCTCCATGGAGTTGGCTGAGCTCAGCTCCCCATCTGtgaagtttttcctcttcacCAGCGACTGTTTCTCTGctaaaacagcagaacaaacacTAAAACCGGGACAATGAGAGTCCGGACTCATGATGCAAACTGTagattatattttaatgaacaGAGTTTATAGAGAAATCAGGGAAGGAGTAGTTTGATCTGGATGAAAACAGAAGTGAAACTGACAAACCTTAGGAAGAGAAGCTGAAACGTCTCTTCCTGCATCGCGCTGATGTCACAGTCAGGAACTTCCTTATATGGACTCTGGAAGTGACAATTGGCAGCAGCTGTTTCTGAAGTGTGGAACAAAAGTCTTTTTCTTTCaagattaaacattttcctgCAGAAGTAcgaaataaaagtctgaaaaagattcaaatctgatatttaaagatgcagttctgtttcagtttgccattaaaaactgtttttacatcCGTGTTTTGGTTGATGTGGCTGTATTTCGGTTCCTGTGCAGAAATTTGATGAAAGTATTTTTGAGCTCtggataaataaacaattatttgtCAATTAATGGttcattatatttaaattagttCTAATCGATTAATAACGGCCGCTTAGACCTTTTTTCAGTGTTCTGATTCGGCCGCCATCCTTAAGCGAAGCCGTTGatccaaacaagaaaaaaagaaaatggcgACCGTATCATAAcgggaaagaaaaacagtccaAACGGAGTCAATTGTGGGATACAAATTGCAGTTTTTGCGGTTCtgtttataaatataaacactcgTCAAGCTCCTGAAGTTATCGCTATAGTACAGCTGActcaagaaaatgttaaaatatgtttcttcttttaaatttggTATATGGTACAAAAGTTAGCCCTTTGTTTTAGAAAGACGGTTTTCTCttgatacaagagaaaactttttttaagaGATCGTCCGCTTATCAATCAACTTTAGAGTAACTCAATAATGATGACTTACACCCCAAAAAGAAAGGAGaatacgttaaaaaaaaaagtttgtattcTGCCATGCGAACCattgtttccttcctgtttctgtaaTTCTTTTTCAGCTCACAGTATAGTAATCTTACCCGAACTCGCGGCGAacgttttagtgtttttatagTTTCTAATCTACTGTGAAGtctaaaaatgtctcatttctACATGCCGGATGCGCTGGAAAgaattaaaagtttgaaattggTCAGAACGTGACGTCATCGATCATATCCGCCCATTCTTCACCTGATTGGTTCACGTTTCCTCTAgctgagctctgattggttgctgcTTCAGACTTTATAGAAGGCAACCAAAACAGgcactgttttaattttatgttccTTTATCAAAGTGTTTCAGCCTCATactgatgttttattgtaaataatagGTTTATGTTGGacgttttttgtttctgacaaaataaaccatagagaaacataaaacagtgtGAGTTACCTGATTTGATTTAGTTCAAAATGTCTATTgctttatttcaataaatacgTTACAAATAAGGTCAATCTCAGTATATTTGATCAACTTTTCTTCAACGTACAGAAGCCTTGGACCAACTAAATAACAATTTGGGAATCTTAGACTGGAGATTCTCTAAAGCAGTCTGAAATTTgaaccttttattttgttaaacatccttttaaaaagcagcttggAGGTATGATTGACTATTtagtttaaacacaaaaactaacaCTGTTGGGTAGAATTGTTAAACATTATGCATTTACGTGGCAAATCACTGTGAAAACTACTACATTTGTTAAAGGTTATTAAAATTTCATTCCtttaattaacagaaacattatttgaaaaatcaaacattttccttcctcaATTGTCTTTTTCCACAATTATCCAGACCTGGAAAGTCTCAAAAGCAAAATCCAAACCTTCCCACACTTTGTATAAATCATGTATGTTACCCAAAatctaaaaaccaaaaaatgatTGATCAAAACTCAGACTGCTTCAATATACGGTTAATGACAACGCTTCAAATCACTGAAATAACACGTTCCACTTTTTATTGTAGCAAAACGTTTTGAAGACCAAGCTGCTGAGCAGCTCCacatcaaataaacaaaatcttgaatttaacattaaatctgcaaaatataaagataacgtacattttaaaaaaataataatacagttAAAATCTCACAATGAGGTTTGGTTCATGTCCTAAATAAATTCTTAATGATTTCATGGTGAATCCTGATTGGTTGATGCAATTTAGGTCAGAATATGTGATGCTCAGGCTCAAACCAACAACAATTTaggtacatttatttatatctaatatacatttagtattttaggtttagtttctggtgcaaatatctttgtacacttgaaataagacaaaactaacttacaagtaactttttagcaagacatAGAagcttgttataagtaaaaaaattccTTGCAACTGCAacctttttatcaatattaaggaattattccattaaaacaaactcctatgttttgctaaaaagttacttgcaagttagtttagtcttactTCAAATGTAgtcagatatttgcactagaaactacactAAAATACTTgggaatatttttgtgtttttgtggcgTAAGCAACGTTTCCTCCAGGTTTataacaaaccaaacaaaaaatatgtaataaaataaatatgttgtgtAATCAGTAGCTTTCTATTTTGAGGCCAAACCTGAGATACGAAGTaataactttctttaaaatctcAACATTATATGAAATAtctatacatttttatataaaaaagaaaaaaagctaattttatttatataaaataaatgcttttgaaTCTCAGTCATGCTCgcttaaaacaattttctgcTTCCTGCCAATTTAATCTACTGACTAAAACTGATCTGAGTTACGgctgaaatattaaactgacTGCTTCTCGATTGGCTGAATCATCAGTGATGTCATCCgaagtttctaaaaaaaagactcaacatCTCATTGGCTGGGGCTATGCTGTCAGTTGATTGGCTCGTAGCCCGCTACTGAGGATTCCCGCTTCTTCGCTATGAAGACGAAAACTCCGCCCCCCAGCAGGAGGACGATGGGAATCCCCAGACCAGCCGTTAAGATGCCGATCACCAGCGGGGAGAACGAGTCAATCGGAGGGGAGCCAACGCCCACCAGCATCGTCCTGAGAGAGATGGCATACATCGATTTAACGGCAGACGGATCagaaacactaaataaaaaacaaatagatgaACTAACCAGCTGAGGAACATGGTGCTGTTGTAGTAAGGTTCTCCAGCTATGCCGAAGCTAACGTTCATCCCCATGGCTGCTGGGTCGGAGTAAAAAGCTTTAATCAGAGCCGATGAAGCAGACGTCGAGTTCCCGCTCTGCTGCCGTGGATCGGAGTTACGGCACGGCGTTGCGTCCTCCAGGCTCGGACGGGACGTCCGGTACGCCACTGGCTTCCACTGGACGAAACCCAGGATGTCCGAGCCGTTGTTCGGTGAAGACACCCACAGAGACACCTGAAGGAGAGAAACTACACCCGGTTAAAGAACAGCAGAGCCGGTCAGTTTACACCGGAATCCCCGCCTAGTCACGGTTCAGTATTCACAAAGTTTTCTGTGAAATGTGACTCTAAATAATTCACGGAAAATTCACTTGATCACATTTTTTTACGTacagaaaatttttaaaatgcttcaaaaaaaaaaaaaaaaagcagcatggGAACGGCAATACTAACAACAGGGTTGTCAGAAATTCATGTTGATAGAGCCAGATATTGTCTTATATATCTAATTTTGAGTCCCAAATGTCATCAGCTGTGataattcacaacatttttggtagttttattatattatgaccagaaccagatcccAGTGGGACTGCAAACAACTTGACTCTTTAAACACAATGAGACTTgagtttaaagtctttttttaaatcatgatgTTGCCATGGGATTTCTGCCTTACaatgtgacatttaattaaCCAATGACTGATTACTGATCATGTCACCTTCGGCAGATTCTAGAGATTTCAAAATAAGTTAATATGTGCACTAACACAGCATTTTATTACaacttttgtgcttttctgccaCACAATGACAACTCAGCCCAAAAGTGGATTTCAAGGGGTTTCCACACCtcatagtccagtagactctgTTCAACCGGAGACCAAAATTGCTACACTACAttgtgtcaaaccaaccaaaccctttgaaaaaaaagttcacctcctcacctgtggtggcgctgcaccaagaactactgaaagAAGCTAtgtgaaaacctctgaagaagacttGAGTacaacttctttcttcacaaaatgtaaagaaaaatggaggagcgtcagattttagcagttgtaagATTTCTATtttgactgattaaaaaaataaaaaaacatgtcccATTTCTCCCTCTAGCTCTAAActcacaaatttgtttttgttgtatttacccagaatgctctgtgctctagtccacttcctgctttcacatatgcattcgaaccgcactagaattcacttcaaccaaaccgaaaCCACGAGTTCCAGAGTTTGCTTCTCTAGTTAGAGTTCGATTAGGCATTCACATTCCCCAAACGGATCAAACTTTCTAGATTAAAGATCTAGAGTTTgattaatgtcaaatttatttatgtcgtactttaaaaacaggtttaaataataatacaaaaaataaaataaaacatcacaacagaagAGTTACAGTAGACCATTAAAGCAGGCCATCGTTTCTATATatactaaatattaaaaaattcacattaacgctgaataaaatggtaaaatatatataaaatcaaataatgcaaacaaagaactttaaaataaagttttgtcacCTGGAATATTGAAGGTGTGTACTCGTCGTCGATGAACTTTCGAACGTCCACTTTGCTCAGTGGATAAGCCCCGCCCACCGCTTCCAGCTCCAACATGAACCTGGACGTATTGGATCGGGGCGGCAGGCCGTTAAGCCACACCTCCAACTGGGAGGAGTTAGCAGAATGGAGGAGGCGGGGCTCAAGGTCAACACGCCCCTCTGAGCCAAACACAGacaactggaaaacaaaaaggttaGGAAATTTAAGGCAATATGAAAACCCATCTCAGGCACttattaaataagaataaaaatactgcCTCCATCTTATGAATATCACTTCTATAAATACATTATAGGAAAGACAAGAGGGATGATAAACAGCTACATGAAAAttagattatattttaatataccAGAATTATGTCATAAGTATTATTAcattaacaataataaagttCAATATTATTTGTGCACCAccatatatttatgaaaaatattcgTAAAAAATATGGAATCATTCTAAGTCAATTTCACGTCACATAATTATGGTATAATTATGACATAATTAAGCCTCTGTATTTCATAATATAAAATACTTAAGCCATAATTATGAGATAATATTTCATAGTACAAGGATTGGGATCAAAActcatttatatttagaaaataagtcAAATTTGAGATAGTCAAATTTAAAAGCTATTTATTAGAATATGCATCATTTCTATAACTTTGTCACAAAGTCATAAAAGCTCTGAATTTTCCCTTAACCATCCAGAGAAATAGTTCAAcaacaataatgataataataacaatgttattgttGCTCATTGGTGTGACTGTCCTGGGTTGTCCCAGTGTCCCACCTGCAGGCAAAGCGACCCATTGCCGGGCCGTGGGGGAGACCCGCACAGCGTCGCGGTGGAATCGGACAGGTTCATCCGAGTCCAGATGAAGTCCTTCAGCTTGTAGGCGGGGAAGAAGTTGGATTTCGCCTCGGCCGTGTCGTTTTCATCATCGTACTCCAACagctgagagaagaaaaaaaaaaaggttttccagtGAACACACAGTCGGGTTTGTTCTACAAGGGTAAAgactggttctgacccggctaAAGACAACGGCGGTGCTGTACAGGACGCTGCTCTGCGGCTCCACTGTCAGGCTGCCGCTGGTATTACGAGCCAAAAACTCAGGCCAGttcacctgaaaaacaaacatttagacaCATTTAGATGCcagaggggtaaaaaaaaataaatagatgaaaGATATGACTTATTCTGGCTTGacattatttttgctcttgATTTACGACAAGAGTAAACAAGACACACCTCATATTCCTCATACACCTCATTTTAGTTAGCGAACATTtgcaatattaaatatttattaacattctTTCCATGgtcttaattaaaatataaagataaaacattaatgAATAATTAGTTTCTTACTCACTTTAATGCCAGTCAACTTTTTGATGAGGATTTGTTGGACTTATGTCAAAAGGTGAAACATGCTAACTTTACTAAGCTTTGTGCAGTGATAGAAATAAACTAAGTACTTGTATAACAATCAGATATTTAATACTGTGACCACCcaataaaataagctaaattaGCTAATTAAtgtataataattgttttttaagctGTTCAGTGCCAATGAATTTTGCCCAAACCTTGACAGTAGAGGAAGAAGAGTTGGTGTGAACGATCAGCAATGTTGGCGCCCCTTGGctgcagaacaggaagtgcAATGTGTCGTTTCCGCCCACAGCTCTCACGTGAAGGAGCTCACCGCCAGAGGGCGTCGTGTTCGGGTACAACTTCACAGTAAGCTGaagcacagaagaagaaaacaaatcagctaTGATCAAACAGCAGCACTGATCATGTCATTAACAGTTTATAGATTACAGTATGTTAAGATTGTTAAAGTCAGTGCAATTATCTCGTCTCTCAGGTCACATgagtgttgtttttaatcaaattaaatcagtaTACTGAGTTTCATCCTGCTTTTCCCACACTaataacatctaaaaaaataaatttaaaaatctaagcAATTATCAAGCAGGTTTTAATCCCATTAAAGAACAGTGAAAGATTTAAGTCTAactttctgtttaataaaaactttcacttcctgtttctcgcTGCTGTAATTCAGCCCTTTAAggcaattaatttaaaacatattcggcttttgattatttcattacCTCTCTTTTGTAAGAATCTCCTCCGATGAACAAACTTTCACAcgaactaaaaacacaaactactaAAATCACGAAAACCCGGCCGATCCCTGCAGCCGACATCTTTGTTGTGACCGTTGTGTGGTGAGTCACATGACCGCCTGCTTCACGTCAGCTGACTGCTAGAAACCACGCCCAAATCGTTATTACGTCACCTACTGCAGGAAATGGAAtctaagcaaaaatatttcaaatgttccGTTGTGATAGATTAactaccgctgctattagctagtCTAACACAGCGGTAGATAGTATAAGATAACTCCTGTTaagttttgtaattttctaaatatgtaaaattcaatttatattctaaatcaaacttctttttttcttcttttttaacacaaattagCATAATCTGGTAATAGCATGACTGGAGATATCTAGCTGAAACTACCACAATTTGAAGTGTAGGCTGactcattttatatattttttttaaaggttaaataaataaggaGGAAACATTGAAAtgccaaaaattaaatctttggTGAATTCAGACAAATACTGAGTCCTCAAAGAtgcagtaacttttataaaaaatattttacttatttgttgaaataaaaaataagttaatcaCTATGTTGTGAAAATATGGTataataatttggaaagaaaaaaaaaaaatcaagcttatCTGAGTTCTCCCTGGGCTAActagaaataaccaatcagaaccaggaggcgggtcctactgctgtcaatcacccaAAAAGTGGCACTGCTATCCTCTCCTGCAGCTAacatagcctgttgtgaatgctaaagctagttagcatggtcaCAAGTAACAAAGAAGCTAATTTAGCAGCTTATTCATGAGGATGATAGACAGCACCAAGACTCTCCTCTTGGCTCTAATTGGTTGTGTTTGGTTCGGAGCGATGCATTTgttcagacagcaatagtagctTGACTTCTGATTCACTGTTGTATTTATCTCAGCAGACCTCAGGATTCTTTCTCTCCAGTTTGTTTAGATGCATAAAAGCTTCAGGCACGAAAAGAACCAACAGAACTCTGGcgaaaataaactttaacatcaggggtgctcaagtccagtcctcaagaggtaccgtcctgcaacttttagatgcatccttaCTCCAACAGGCCGGGATCAGCTCTGAACAGACCTGCTAACAAGccattcattttattcaggtgtgctggagcagggaagcatctgaaagttgcaggatggtagtTCTCcaggactggacttgagcacTCCGGttttacataaacaaaaccAGCAGACAGGTTCAGGTttccaaaatttgtttttattaagtttcAGCGAGTCATCTGGTCCCcacacatgcatacatacagagtttaaacacacacatccactcacacacacacagctggagtGACTCCGATGTTCTGGTTCAACACGGATCCAACTGGACCTACTCGGCGCCCTGTCCTCCCATCTGCTCgtctttgttcttcttcttaTGACCAGAGACGATGTCGTCGATGCGCAGCAACAAAATGGCCGTCTGTTTATCACAGGAGAGAATGGTAAGAGTTGAGAGTAATGAACACCAGTGGCGGTACTGGTTCTGATCGGGCCGCAGTTCTGACCTCTACTGCAGTCTTGTAGGTCTGGGCCTTCACGGCCAGTGGCTCCCAGATGCCGAGAACGGACATGTCAGACAGGCAGCCAGTTTCTCCGTCGACGCCCCAATTCACACTGTTCTCCTGGGTGTGTTTGGCCTGAAAAGACACGGCGACCTTTAACCCGCTGAGCTccacagatttaaaaagcagGCGAGTTACCGTATGTTCCAGAATATAGGTCAAAGGTTGTTGTTGCTTTGTTATTTTGGCTGGGCCTgcaacatatttatgtgtttttcctGTCCATAATGCATTTTCTGACTGATGcactaaatattaatttataccGATGGACACAAAGGATTAAACATAATcgttaactaatttagtaattgattaatcgctaATTGgtgtatacagactcaaaaataGGAAATtttgctttagaaaaaaaaaaacatactcagagcagtaattaagccaaaactgtacaaaaaatatatacattttgcatttaagataacaaaaaataaattctagtACAAAAAATCTTAAgtggtttaaatgaaaaatctgcagaatatgccaatttttaaaatctgactaATCGTCACAATAGTTGATACAATAGATTTTCTCAGCTCTAGGGAggctatttatttggacttttacCCTCAGCGATGTCAGCACTCTGATGGTGGACGCTCCACAGTTCTGGATCAGGGTTCGGGGGATGACCTCCAGCGCCTGGGCCACGGCGCGGTACGGCCACTGCTCCACACCAGTCAGAGCGCGGGAACGCTCCGTCAGATGCTTCGACACAGCCATCTCCACAGCGCCGCCTCCTGGCAGCAGGAACGGCTCGAGCAGCACGTTGCGGCACACCTGCATGGCGTCCTGCAGGTTCCTCTCCACCTCCTGCAGACCGCAGACACAGTTACAAAACGAACCAGTCTGCCAGGCTGATATAACAAGTGGGCTGCCGCTCTCACCGCCAGGATCTCCTTGCTAGCTCCTCTCAGCAGGATGGTGCAGGCTTTCGGGTCTTTGCACTCTGTGATGAAGGTGAAATACTCATCCCCGATCTTCTTCACCTCGAACAGCCCCGCCTTGACGCCGATGTCTTGCTCACGCAGTTCATCGGTCCGGCTGACAATGTGAGCGCCACACGCCctgatgaagaaaacatttaaaagtgatCTGTCATTGTTCCTTAAACAGGTTAGGAAAAAGTCTATGGGCCACACAAAACATGTCCATTACATCTGGTCACGGCCCCCAATTTAACGTTTACGATCTCGtgtgaaaatggctacaaacaaatatgaaattatACAAACGTATTACTTTGAAAAGCAtcagtggagcctcctgcacaaccaacaagaatgcagtaagTGGTGTCCGTGCATTAAGTTTTTACTAGCCGTCCTAGTATTAGGTCgccaacaaaacacttgtcttttccagcagcgaTTTTAcaacagtaaaaccagctgaaaagAGCCAGAGCTCAgcttaggttgctaggtaacagatGGCTCATTGAATGTGActtaacatttcaaaggtttttgaaacggctcgttttccagtcaccaaaaaacatgaactcatTACCAAAAACCGCCTGggtggtgttttattttttttaagcgcCTGGTCTGCTTTTAGACACAGTTGAGGCCCAAatagaagtataaaaaaaacatagattttgCATCATTACGTCCACTTCCTTCtgaaagttttcatttaatttttaactgcTTTTCATCCTGGAGATATGATCATCTTATTGACTT from Xiphophorus couchianus chromosome 13, X_couchianus-1.0, whole genome shotgun sequence harbors:
- the glmp gene encoding glycosylated lysosomal membrane protein: MSAAGIGRVFVILVVCVFSSCESLFIGGDSYKRELTVKLYPNTTPSGGELLHVRAVGGNDTLHFLFCSQGAPTLLIVHTNSSSSTVKVNWPEFLARNTSGSLTVEPQSSVLYSTAVVFSRLLEYDDENDTAEAKSNFFPAYKLKDFIWTRMNLSDSTATLCGSPPRPGNGSLCLQLSVFGSEGRVDLEPRLLHSANSSQLEVWLNGLPPRSNTSRFMLELEAVGGAYPLSKVDVRKFIDDEYTPSIFQVSLWVSSPNNGSDILGFVQWKPVAYRTSRPSLEDATPCRNSDPRQQSGNSTSASSALIKAFYSDPAAMGMNVSFGIAGEPYYNSTMFLSWTMLVGVGSPPIDSFSPLVIGILTAGLGIPIVLLLGGGVFVFIAKKRESSVAGYEPIN